Proteins encoded in a region of the Oncorhynchus clarkii lewisi isolate Uvic-CL-2024 chromosome 18, UVic_Ocla_1.0, whole genome shotgun sequence genome:
- the LOC139373107 gene encoding receptor expression-enhancing protein 6 yields the protein MFAQLHNRYEALLNENNFVTDLLATMEEKTGIQKKYIASGVVSLISLYLLFGYGASLLCNLIGFVYPAYLSIKAIESKKKDDDTQWLTYWVVYGFFSIAEAFSDIFLSWFPFYYAGKCLFLVWCMAPVTWNGSAILYSRVVRPVFLRHQATLDSVVNNLSDKAKNIADTVTKEAVNQVLKNDKNQ from the exons ATGTTTGCCCAACTTCATAACCGCTATGAGGCTTTGTTGAATGAAAATAACTTTGTGACAGATCTCCTAGCTACGATGGAGGAGAAAACTGGGATACAGAAGAAATATATCGCTTCAG gtgTGGTCTCTCTGATCAGTCTGTATCTGTTGTTTGGCTATGGAGCCTCTCTTCTCTGTAACCTGATTGGCTTTGTCTACCCAGCGTACCTCTC AATCAAGGCCATAGAGAGTAAGAAGAAAGACGATGACACTCAGTGGTTGACCTACTGGGTGGTCTACGGATTCTTCAGTATTGCAGAGGCTTTCTCTGACATCTTCCTCTCCTGGTTCCCCTTCTACTATGctggcaag TGTTTGTTCCTGGTGTGGTGTATGGCTCCGGTGACGTGGAACGGTTCTGCTATTCTCTACTCCCGTGTGGTCCGTCCCGTGTTCCTCAGACACCAGGCCACCCTGGACAGTGTCGTCAACAACCTGAGTGATAAGGCCAAGAACATTGCTGATACTGTCACGAAAGAAG CTGTCAACCAGGTCCTCAAGAATGACAAGAACCAGTGA
- the LOC139372479 gene encoding GTP-binding protein Di-Ras1b, translating to MPEQSNDYRVVVFGAGGVGKSSLVLRFVKGTFRDTYIPTVEDTYRQVISCDKSVCTLQITDTTGSHQFPAMQRLSISKGHAFILVYSVTSKQSLEELKPIYQQVIAIKGNIEAIPIMLVGNKSDETQREVETKDGEAQATTWKCAFMETSAKTNHNVTELFQELLNLDKKRNMSLNIDGKRSGKQSRAERLKGKCSVM from the exons ATGCCTGAGCAGAGTAATGACTACAGGGTGGTGGTGTTTGGAGCGGGGGGAGTGGGGAAGAGCTCCCTGGTCCTACGCTTCGTTAAAGGCACCTTCAGGGACACCTATATCCCCACTGTGGAGGACACCTATCGACAG gtgATCAGCTGTGATAAGAGTGTGTGTACGCTCCAGATAACTGATACAACAGGCAGTCACCAGTTCCCTGCCATGCAGAGGTTGTCCATATCTAAAGGACATGCCTTCATACTGGTCTACTCTGTAACCAGCAAACAGTCACTGGAGGAACTCAAGCCTATCTaccaacag GTGATAGCCATAAAGGGGAACATAGAGGCCATCCCCATCATGTTGGTGGGCAACAAGAGTGATGAGAcccagagagaggtggagactaaAGATGGAGAGGCACAG GCAACCACGTGGAAGTGTGCGTTTATGGAGACGTCAGCTAAGACCAACCACAACGTGACCGAGCTGTTCCAGGAGCTGCTCAACCTGGACAAGAAGAGAAACATGAGTCTCAACATCGACGGGAAACGGTCCGGAAAACAGTCCAGAGCTGAGAGACTGAAGGGAAAATGTAGTGtcatgtag